A stretch of Bacillus pseudomycoides DNA encodes these proteins:
- a CDS encoding acetyl-CoA carboxylase biotin carboxylase subunit, producing the protein MFQKILIANRGEIAVRIIKTCQKLGIRTVAIYSEADENALHVKLANEAYLVGGPRVQESYLNLEKIIEIAKKTKAEAIHPGYGLLSENPSFAIRCKEEGIVFIGPSEEIIAKMGSKIESRLAMQKAKVPVVPGITTNIKTAEEAIEIAKQIGYPLMLKASAGGGGIGMQLMETEQTLTKAFESNKTRAQNFFGNGEMYLERYIADAHHIEIQLLADTHGNTVYLWERECSVQRRNQKVIEEAPSPFLDEATRKAMGEVAVQAAKALGYTNAGTVEFLVDDQKNFYFLEMNTRLQVEHPVTEEITGLDLVEQQLLIASGEKLSFTQEDINRSGHAIEARIYAEDPKTFFPSPGKITDLTLPETVRVDHFLENNVTITPFYDPMIAKVIAHGETRQEAIEKLQDALQNLNVEGIKTNTSMLLQVLEDEVFQSGIYTTGFVTKQLVKK; encoded by the coding sequence ATGTTTCAAAAAATATTAATTGCTAATCGCGGGGAAATCGCAGTTCGAATTATTAAAACTTGTCAAAAACTTGGAATTCGTACAGTTGCTATTTATTCCGAGGCAGATGAAAATGCACTTCATGTAAAACTAGCAAATGAGGCTTATTTAGTTGGTGGCCCACGTGTTCAAGAGAGTTATTTAAATCTCGAAAAAATTATAGAAATTGCGAAGAAAACAAAAGCTGAAGCGATTCACCCAGGATATGGATTGTTATCAGAAAACCCTTCCTTCGCGATCCGCTGTAAAGAAGAAGGAATTGTATTTATCGGTCCTTCTGAAGAAATCATTGCTAAGATGGGTAGCAAAATCGAATCACGTTTGGCAATGCAAAAAGCAAAGGTTCCAGTTGTACCAGGAATTACAACAAATATTAAGACTGCTGAGGAAGCAATTGAAATCGCAAAACAAATTGGTTATCCATTAATGCTTAAGGCATCCGCGGGCGGCGGAGGCATTGGAATGCAGTTGATGGAAACTGAGCAAACGCTCACCAAAGCATTTGAGAGCAATAAAACGCGCGCACAAAACTTTTTTGGTAATGGTGAAATGTATTTAGAACGATATATTGCAGATGCACATCACATTGAAATTCAGCTCCTAGCTGATACTCATGGAAATACAGTGTATTTATGGGAACGTGAATGCTCTGTACAACGCCGAAATCAAAAAGTAATTGAAGAAGCACCATCTCCATTTTTAGATGAAGCAACCCGCAAAGCAATGGGAGAGGTCGCTGTACAAGCAGCAAAAGCTCTTGGATATACAAATGCAGGCACTGTTGAATTTCTTGTAGATGATCAGAAAAACTTCTATTTCTTAGAGATGAATACGAGATTACAAGTAGAGCATCCTGTAACAGAAGAAATTACTGGTCTAGACCTTGTAGAACAACAATTACTTATTGCATCTGGTGAAAAGCTTTCTTTTACGCAGGAGGATATAAATCGTAGTGGTCATGCCATTGAAGCGCGTATTTATGCGGAAGATCCAAAAACATTTTTCCCATCACCTGGAAAGATTACGGACCTAACGCTACCAGAAACGGTGCGTGTTGATCACTTTTTAGAAAATAATGTGACAATCACACCATTCTACGATCCCATGATTGCAAAAGTAATTGCTCATGGTGAAACACGTCAAGAAGCAATTGAAAAACTACAGGATGCACTTCAAAACTTGAACGTAGAAGGTATTAAGACAAATACATCCATGCTATTGCAAGTGCTAGAAGATGAAGTATTCCAAAGTGGTATTTATACAACAGGTTTTGTAACAAAACAACTTGTAAAAAAATAA
- a CDS encoding acyl-CoA dehydrogenase, whose protein sequence is MEFTLTREKQMIKEMVRDFAEKEIAPKAVYYDKTAEFPYETFQKMGELGLLGIPFPEEYGGSGGDTLSYALAVEEIGRACGGTGLSYAATISLGASPIYYFGTEEQKQKYLVPMASGKTLGAFGLTEPNAGSDAGGTQTKAFLDGDEYVISGEKCWITNAEYANTIIVTAINGVEENGKKRISAFIVPTNSDGLTISSPYDKMGVRASNTCEIVLDSVRVPKENILGDVNKGFKQFLYTLDGGRISIAALAVGIAQSAFERALQYAKERQQFGKTISNFQAIQFKLADMATEVELARNLVHKAAWLKDHDKPFGKEAAMAKLFASEAASRIANQAVQIHGGYGYMREYEVERHIRDAKLLEIGEGTSEIQRLVIARHLGCR, encoded by the coding sequence ATGGAATTTACTCTAACTCGCGAAAAACAAATGATTAAAGAAATGGTACGTGACTTTGCTGAAAAGGAAATTGCACCAAAAGCTGTGTATTATGACAAAACAGCTGAATTTCCATACGAAACGTTTCAAAAAATGGGCGAACTAGGATTATTAGGAATCCCATTCCCAGAAGAGTATGGAGGTTCTGGCGGCGATACTTTATCGTATGCGTTAGCTGTTGAAGAAATCGGTCGTGCTTGCGGCGGTACAGGTTTAAGCTATGCTGCAACAATTTCATTAGGTGCTTCTCCAATTTATTACTTTGGTACAGAAGAACAAAAGCAGAAGTACTTAGTTCCAATGGCTTCAGGTAAAACATTAGGTGCTTTTGGTTTAACAGAACCGAATGCTGGATCTGATGCTGGTGGCACACAAACAAAAGCGTTTTTAGATGGCGATGAATATGTGATTAGTGGCGAGAAGTGTTGGATCACAAATGCTGAGTATGCAAATACAATTATTGTAACCGCTATCAATGGTGTTGAAGAGAATGGAAAGAAACGTATTTCTGCATTTATTGTGCCGACAAATAGTGACGGTTTAACGATTTCAAGTCCATACGATAAGATGGGGGTTCGCGCTTCTAATACTTGCGAAATCGTACTTGATAGCGTTCGTGTACCAAAAGAGAATATTCTTGGTGATGTGAATAAAGGATTTAAGCAATTCTTATATACACTTGATGGAGGTCGTATTTCCATTGCGGCATTAGCTGTAGGGATTGCACAGTCTGCTTTTGAGCGTGCACTTCAATATGCAAAAGAGCGTCAGCAATTTGGAAAAACGATTTCTAATTTCCAAGCGATTCAATTTAAACTGGCAGATATGGCTACTGAAGTGGAATTGGCGCGTAATTTAGTACATAAAGCAGCCTGGTTAAAAGATCATGATAAACCTTTTGGTAAAGAAGCGGCTATGGCAAAGTTATTTGCATCTGAAGCAGCAAGTCGTATTGCGAATCAAGCCGTGCAAATTCACGGTGGATACGGTTATATGCGTGAATATGAGGTAGAACGTCATATTCGTGATGCCAAACTTTTAGAAATTGGTGAAGGAACTTCTGAAATTCAACGTCTCGTAATCGCAAGACATTTAGGGTGTAGATAA
- a CDS encoding TetR/AcrR family transcriptional regulator — MKKDWLEELIAATDTDKRNERQMRILEAAVDMFGEKGYASTSTSEIAKRAGVAEGTIFRYYKTKKDLLLAVVMPTLTKFAAPFFVQAFAKEILENTYETYEEFLRKAIRNRFEFAKKHFPMLKILIQEVPFQPELKNEIQQLIEKKLFSRFKKLIVHFQEQGQIIEMPTPSVIRFTLSAIMGLILTRFLLLPEEKWDDEVEIENTIQFILYGLAPQR; from the coding sequence ATGAAAAAAGATTGGTTAGAGGAGTTAATTGCTGCTACAGATACAGATAAACGTAATGAACGGCAAATGCGTATATTAGAAGCAGCGGTTGATATGTTTGGAGAAAAAGGGTATGCATCCACTTCAACAAGTGAGATTGCAAAGCGTGCTGGTGTAGCGGAGGGAACGATCTTCCGCTACTATAAAACGAAAAAAGATTTACTTTTAGCGGTTGTAATGCCTACATTAACAAAGTTCGCTGCACCATTTTTTGTACAAGCTTTTGCAAAAGAAATACTGGAAAATACGTATGAAACGTATGAAGAATTTTTAAGAAAAGCAATTCGAAATCGATTTGAATTTGCTAAAAAACATTTTCCAATGTTGAAAATTTTAATACAAGAAGTACCGTTTCAACCAGAATTAAAAAATGAAATACAACAATTAATAGAGAAGAAACTTTTTTCTCGCTTTAAAAAATTAATTGTCCATTTTCAAGAACAAGGACAAATTATTGAAATGCCAACCCCTTCAGTTATCCGCTTTACTTTATCAGCTATAATGGGGTTAATTTTAACTCGATTTTTATTATTACCTGAAGAAAAATGGGACGATGAAGTAGAGATTGAAAATACAATTCAATTTATATTGTATGGATTAGCACCGCAGAGGTAA